A section of the Rhizomicrobium sp. genome encodes:
- a CDS encoding phosphotransferase — protein MTSDETTLKELESRVRDAFPRLAFAKAELNDYGEDNVVLVLDREWIVRAPRTPEYLWRFAAELSLLEALRPVSPVAVPHYEFVAPDRGMGAYRMIPGTELTPPVFALLERQAQRSALIALGDFLSVLHGLPEQTIRQPDGMIQRCWSGEQYAARYRGMRRAKIARVTPEAMLKRFDAFHAALETQELPVSRLVHDDLTEDHILVRPDGALGGVIDFSDAAIGDPAADFAWFWRLGEANVDLVLAHYRWADPELKIRARWNYVRFLINQIAYGDKAKWNLAPDQAFAELDGHQKQLGF, from the coding sequence GTGACCTCTGACGAGACGACGCTGAAAGAACTCGAAAGTCGCGTCCGCGACGCGTTCCCGCGCCTCGCCTTCGCGAAGGCCGAGCTGAACGACTATGGCGAGGACAATGTCGTCCTTGTGCTCGACCGCGAATGGATCGTGCGGGCGCCGCGCACGCCCGAATATCTGTGGCGCTTCGCGGCCGAGCTGTCGCTCCTCGAGGCGCTGCGGCCGGTCTCGCCCGTTGCCGTCCCCCACTACGAATTCGTGGCGCCGGATCGCGGCATGGGCGCCTATCGCATGATCCCGGGCACCGAATTGACGCCGCCGGTCTTCGCGCTGCTGGAGCGGCAGGCACAGCGGTCGGCGCTGATCGCGCTCGGCGATTTCCTGAGCGTGCTGCACGGCCTTCCCGAGCAGACGATCCGCCAGCCGGACGGCATGATCCAGCGGTGCTGGAGCGGCGAGCAATATGCGGCGCGCTATCGCGGCATGCGGCGCGCGAAAATCGCCCGGGTGACGCCCGAAGCCATGTTGAAGCGTTTCGACGCCTTTCACGCCGCTTTGGAGACGCAGGAGCTCCCGGTGTCTCGCCTAGTGCATGACGATCTCACCGAGGATCACATCCTGGTCCGCCCGGACGGCGCCTTGGGCGGCGTCATCGACTTCAGCGACGCCGCGATCGGCGATCCCGCGGCCGACTTCGCCTGGTTCTGGCGCCTGGGCGAGGCGAATGTCGATCTGGTGCTCGCGCATTATCGCTGGGCCGACCCGGAACTGAAGATACGGGCGCGGTGGAATTATGTGCGGTTCCTGATCAACCAGATCGCCTATGGTGACAAGGCCAAGTGGAATCTGGCGCCGGACCAGGCGTTCGCAGAGCTGGACGGGCACCAGAAGCAGCTCGGATTTTGA
- a CDS encoding sulfatase, with protein sequence MIARNAIVLLLDSLNRHMVGAYGGREFATPNIDRLAKRSVRFTNHHAASLPCMPARHDILCGAWDFLWRPWGSVEIWEDAITYPLKKAGVVSQLISDHPHLFETGGENYHVDFTAWGYQRGHEGDAWKTKADPSWAGSPHIGFQRHMPYDKSRGYFRGEADFPGPRTMQAAADWLGDNAGAHDRFFLFVDEFDPHEPFDTPDDYIKRYDPDWDGPPLIWPPYGVGLVGRGVMSAREGAQIRSRYGAKLAMIDHWLGKVLDRIDEKNLWDDTLVVLCTDHGHYLGEKDIWGKPGVPIYETLGHIPFLVAAPGAATGTCDALTTSVDIFATLAELFGVTEQVRQRTHGRSLLPLLSGETKAIRDWLLAGVWGREVHLIDGKRKYARAPAGANRPLGAWSNRWSTMPTHFLNREQEMPLPDARARLDRMPGANVPVIRQTWDESDAVPFWAMARFSGNHLYDLTQDPGEENNLAGSGLEKDMAAMLREALKSVDAPDEQFARLGLT encoded by the coding sequence ATGATCGCGCGGAACGCGATCGTCCTCCTCCTCGACAGCCTCAATCGCCACATGGTCGGCGCCTATGGCGGCCGCGAATTCGCGACACCCAATATCGACCGCCTGGCAAAGCGTTCGGTGCGCTTCACCAATCACCATGCGGCGTCGCTGCCCTGCATGCCGGCGCGGCACGATATCCTGTGCGGCGCCTGGGACTTTCTGTGGCGGCCCTGGGGTTCGGTGGAGATCTGGGAGGACGCGATCACCTATCCGCTGAAGAAGGCGGGTGTCGTCTCCCAGCTCATCAGCGACCATCCGCACCTGTTCGAGACGGGCGGGGAAAACTACCACGTCGATTTCACTGCCTGGGGCTACCAGCGCGGCCATGAGGGCGACGCGTGGAAGACCAAGGCCGATCCAAGCTGGGCGGGATCGCCGCATATCGGTTTCCAGCGTCACATGCCCTACGACAAGTCGCGCGGCTATTTTCGCGGCGAGGCGGATTTTCCCGGGCCGCGCACCATGCAGGCGGCGGCGGACTGGCTCGGCGACAATGCCGGCGCGCATGACCGCTTCTTCCTGTTCGTCGACGAGTTCGATCCGCACGAGCCCTTCGACACGCCGGACGACTACATCAAGCGCTACGATCCCGATTGGGACGGCCCGCCCTTGATCTGGCCGCCCTATGGCGTGGGCCTGGTCGGTCGCGGGGTGATGAGCGCGCGCGAGGGCGCGCAGATCCGCAGCCGCTACGGCGCCAAGCTGGCCATGATCGATCATTGGCTAGGCAAGGTGCTCGACCGGATCGACGAGAAGAACCTGTGGGACGACACCCTCGTCGTGCTCTGCACCGATCACGGCCACTATCTCGGCGAGAAGGACATCTGGGGCAAGCCGGGCGTGCCGATCTACGAGACGCTGGGGCACATCCCCTTCCTCGTCGCGGCGCCGGGCGCCGCGACGGGAACCTGCGATGCGCTGACGACGAGCGTGGACATCTTCGCCACGCTGGCGGAGCTGTTCGGCGTGACCGAACAGGTGCGGCAGCGGACGCATGGCCGCTCGCTGCTGCCGCTGCTGTCCGGCGAGACGAAGGCGATTCGCGATTGGCTGCTCGCCGGTGTGTGGGGCCGTGAAGTGCACCTGATCGACGGCAAGCGGAAATATGCCCGCGCGCCGGCCGGGGCCAACCGGCCGCTGGGCGCCTGGTCGAACCGCTGGTCGACCATGCCGACGCATTTTCTCAATCGCGAGCAGGAGATGCCCCTGCCCGACGCGCGCGCCCGGCTGGATCGCATGCCCGGCGCCAATGTGCCGGTGATCCGCCAGACCTGGGACGAGAGCGACGCGGTGCCGTTCTGGGCCATGGCGCGGTTCTCGGGCAACCACCTCTACGATCTGACGCAGGATCCCGGCGAGGAGAACAATCTCGCCGGCAGCGGACTGGAAAAGGATATGGCCGCGATGCTGCGCGAGGCGCTGAAAAGCGTCGACGCGCCGGACGAGCAGTTCGCGAGACTGGGACTGACCTGA
- a CDS encoding GNAT family N-acetyltransferase has translation MDELALTIRVARPKDAAEVARIYIESWHDTYPAVLSRAMLCAMTPAGQTARWQAAIRSQKRETVLVAEDAKAGVVAMASLGAARDKTLGYDGEVYTLYVDPNYFGRGAGRTLLNGAFAILRARGFTSCQIWAHAKNNARFFYESMGGRVVAERTARMMGDMVPETAFGWRTLALAERSHAR, from the coding sequence ATGGACGAACTCGCGCTGACCATCAGAGTGGCGCGGCCGAAAGATGCCGCGGAAGTCGCGCGTATTTATATTGAATCCTGGCACGACACCTATCCCGCGGTCCTGTCGCGCGCCATGCTGTGCGCAATGACGCCGGCGGGCCAGACCGCGCGCTGGCAGGCCGCGATCCGCTCGCAGAAGCGCGAAACCGTGCTCGTTGCCGAAGACGCGAAGGCCGGTGTCGTCGCCATGGCGAGCCTCGGCGCGGCGCGGGACAAGACCCTCGGCTATGACGGGGAGGTCTACACTTTATATGTGGACCCGAATTATTTCGGCCGCGGTGCCGGGCGTACGCTTTTGAACGGCGCCTTCGCAATTCTGCGGGCGCGCGGCTTTACCTCCTGCCAAATCTGGGCGCACGCCAAGAACAATGCGCGGTTCTTCTACGAGAGCATGGGCGGGCGCGTGGTTGCCGAGCGCACAGCGCGCATGATGGGCGACATGGTGCCCGAAACGGCCTTCGGCTGGCGCACGCTGGCGCTCGCCGAGCGCAGCCACGCCAGATGA
- a CDS encoding PrkA family serine protein kinase: MSSLDVFDIFSRDYARERFETMSLRDWLLAARDDKMLYATPPERMVAAIGEAALVDTAQDPRLARLFSNRTIKVYPAFTGFFGMEDTIERIVGYFKHAAQGLEEKRQILYLLGPVGGGKSSLAERLKDMMEKHPIYVLKAGDVISPVFESPLGLFRSVELGNLLAERYGIERHRVGGVMSPWAVKRLDEFGGDISKFEVAKIYPSKLRQYAIAKTEPGDENNQDISALVGKVDIRKLEHFSQNDPDAYSFSGGLCRSNQGLLEFVEMFKAPIKVLHPLLTATQEGNYIGTETLGPIPFNGTILAHSNEAEWTVFKNNRNNEAFLDRICVVTVPYCLRVTEETAIYKKLLEASNLGGTPTAPETLEMLAKFCVATRLKEHENSNIVSKMRVYDGEKLKDTDPKAKTLQEYKDMAGVDEGMTGISTRFAYKTLSETFNYDHSEVAADPVHLMYVLEQAIKREQFPDETEKKYLEFIKAELAPRYAEFIGKEIQKAYLESYGEYGQNLFDRYIAYADAWIEDQDYKDADTGQLLDRAALDNELSKIEKPAGIANPKDFRNEVVKFALRYRAQNDGKNPAWTAYEKIRSVIEKRMFTQVEDLLPVISFESKKDNDTANKHNEFIKRMLARGYTPRQVRRLVEWYMRVNKAG; this comes from the coding sequence ATGAGCTCGCTCGACGTCTTTGACATCTTTTCGCGCGACTACGCGCGGGAACGCTTCGAGACCATGTCCTTGCGCGACTGGCTGCTCGCGGCGCGCGACGACAAGATGCTCTATGCCACGCCACCCGAACGCATGGTCGCCGCCATCGGCGAGGCCGCGCTGGTCGACACGGCGCAGGATCCCCGCCTCGCCCGCCTGTTCTCCAACCGCACCATCAAGGTCTATCCGGCCTTCACCGGCTTCTTCGGCATGGAAGACACGATCGAGCGCATCGTGGGCTACTTCAAGCACGCGGCGCAGGGCCTCGAGGAGAAGCGGCAGATTCTCTATCTGCTGGGGCCCGTCGGCGGCGGCAAGTCCTCGCTCGCCGAGCGCCTCAAGGACATGATGGAGAAGCATCCGATCTATGTGCTGAAAGCCGGTGACGTCATCAGCCCGGTATTCGAAAGCCCGCTGGGCCTTTTCCGTTCCGTCGAACTTGGCAATCTGCTCGCCGAGCGCTACGGCATCGAGCGCCACCGCGTCGGCGGCGTGATGAGCCCCTGGGCCGTCAAGCGGCTGGATGAGTTCGGCGGCGATATTTCGAAATTCGAAGTGGCGAAGATCTATCCGTCGAAGCTGCGCCAATATGCCATCGCCAAGACCGAGCCGGGCGACGAGAACAACCAGGATATCTCCGCGCTGGTCGGCAAGGTGGACATCCGCAAGCTGGAGCATTTCAGCCAGAACGATCCCGACGCCTATTCCTTCTCGGGCGGGTTGTGCCGGTCCAACCAGGGCCTTCTCGAATTCGTCGAGATGTTCAAGGCGCCGATCAAGGTGCTGCACCCGCTGCTGACCGCGACGCAGGAAGGCAATTACATCGGCACCGAGACGCTGGGCCCGATCCCGTTCAACGGCACCATCCTCGCCCATTCGAATGAGGCGGAATGGACCGTCTTCAAGAACAACCGCAACAACGAAGCCTTCCTCGATCGCATCTGCGTCGTCACCGTGCCCTATTGCCTGCGGGTGACGGAGGAGACCGCGATCTACAAGAAGCTGTTGGAGGCCTCCAACCTCGGCGGCACGCCGACCGCGCCCGAAACGCTGGAGATGCTGGCCAAGTTCTGCGTCGCCACGCGGCTGAAGGAGCACGAGAATTCCAACATCGTCTCCAAGATGCGCGTCTACGACGGCGAGAAGCTGAAGGACACCGATCCGAAGGCCAAGACCTTGCAGGAATACAAGGACATGGCCGGCGTCGACGAGGGCATGACCGGCATCTCGACCCGTTTCGCCTACAAGACGTTGTCGGAGACCTTCAACTACGACCATTCGGAGGTTGCGGCCGATCCGGTGCATCTGATGTATGTGCTGGAGCAGGCGATCAAGCGCGAGCAATTCCCCGACGAGACCGAGAAGAAATATCTCGAATTCATCAAGGCGGAGCTGGCGCCGCGCTATGCCGAGTTCATCGGCAAGGAGATCCAGAAGGCCTATCTGGAGTCCTATGGCGAGTACGGCCAGAACCTGTTCGACCGCTACATCGCCTATGCCGACGCCTGGATCGAGGACCAGGACTACAAGGACGCCGACACAGGCCAATTGCTCGACCGCGCGGCGCTCGACAACGAGCTCTCGAAGATCGAGAAGCCGGCGGGCATCGCCAATCCGAAGGATTTCCGCAACGAGGTCGTGAAGTTCGCGCTACGCTACCGCGCCCAGAACGACGGCAAGAACCCGGCCTGGACGGCCTATGAGAAGATCCGCTCGGTGATCGAGAAGCGCATGTTCACCCAGGTTGAGGACCTCCTGCCGGTGATCAGCTTCGAGTCCAAGAAGGACAACGACACGGCGAACAAGCACAACGAGTTCATCAAGCGCATGCTGGCGCGCGGCTATACCCCGCGTCAGGTCCGCCGCCTGGTCGAGTGGTACATGCGCGTGAACAAGGCGGGGTAG
- a CDS encoding YeaH/YhbH family protein, whose product MTHFVDRRLNPKGKSLANRQRFLRRARNQIREAVQKSLKDSAVADLGKERKIKISTKGTKEPRFRLDPRASGERDFVLPGNKEFSPGDSIDKPKSGSGGAGKDASDSGEGEDDFEFTMTQDEVLDIFFEDLELPNLVRTTLKETPNKQWKRAGITTAGSPTQINLVRTMRNSFGRRLALKRPTMADVAALEAALAAAEQDDPVDPAKISALKEHLARAIAKRKWVGFIDPIDVRFNSFTEQPTPTSQAVMFCLMDVSGSMGEREKDLAKRFYMLLHLFLKRRYKKVDVVFIRHTHDAQEVNEQEFFYSRQSGGTIVSTALDKMLEIQKERYATADWNIYAAQASDGYTQSGDARHCVDMLNELIMPLCQYYAYIEILDEREMEVFASEDSGAELWRAYRTVAEEWSNFATKRIAKPADIFPVFHELFKKTEAA is encoded by the coding sequence ATGACCCACTTCGTCGACCGCCGCCTCAATCCCAAGGGCAAGAGCCTCGCCAACCGGCAGCGCTTCCTGCGCCGCGCGCGAAATCAAATCCGCGAAGCCGTTCAGAAATCCCTCAAGGATTCCGCAGTCGCCGATCTCGGCAAGGAACGCAAGATCAAGATCTCGACCAAGGGCACGAAGGAGCCGCGCTTCCGGCTCGATCCGCGCGCCAGCGGCGAGCGCGACTTCGTCCTGCCCGGCAACAAGGAATTCTCGCCCGGTGACAGCATCGACAAGCCGAAATCGGGCAGCGGCGGCGCCGGCAAGGATGCTTCGGATTCCGGCGAGGGCGAGGACGATTTCGAGTTCACCATGACCCAGGACGAGGTGCTCGACATCTTCTTCGAGGATCTCGAACTGCCGAACCTCGTCCGCACCACGCTGAAGGAAACCCCGAACAAGCAGTGGAAGCGCGCCGGCATCACCACGGCCGGTTCGCCGACCCAGATCAACCTCGTGCGCACCATGCGCAATTCCTTCGGTCGGAGGCTTGCCCTGAAGCGCCCGACCATGGCCGACGTGGCGGCGCTGGAGGCCGCGCTTGCCGCCGCCGAGCAGGACGATCCGGTCGATCCCGCGAAGATATCGGCGCTGAAAGAGCATCTCGCCAGGGCCATCGCCAAGCGCAAATGGGTCGGCTTCATCGACCCGATCGACGTGCGGTTCAATTCCTTCACCGAGCAGCCGACGCCGACCAGCCAGGCGGTGATGTTCTGCCTGATGGACGTCTCGGGCTCGATGGGCGAGCGCGAGAAGGACCTCGCCAAGCGCTTCTACATGCTGCTGCACCTGTTCCTGAAGCGGCGTTACAAGAAGGTGGACGTCGTCTTCATCCGCCACACCCACGACGCGCAGGAAGTGAACGAGCAGGAGTTCTTCTATTCGCGCCAGTCGGGCGGCACGATCGTCTCGACCGCGCTCGACAAGATGCTGGAGATCCAGAAGGAGCGCTATGCGACGGCCGACTGGAACATCTACGCGGCGCAGGCCTCGGACGGCTACACGCAGTCGGGCGACGCGCGCCACTGCGTCGACATGCTGAACGAGCTGATCATGCCGCTCTGCCAGTACTACGCCTATATCGAGATCCTGGACGAGCGCGAGATGGAGGTATTCGCCTCCGAGGACAGCGGGGCCGAGCTTTGGCGCGCCTACCGCACCGTGGCGGAGGAATGGTCCAACTTCGCGACCAAGCGCATCGCCAAGCCGGCGGACATCTTCCCGGTGTTCCACGAGCTGTTCAAGAAAACGGAGGCGGCGTGA
- a CDS encoding SpoVR family protein, with the protein MSSKLLFTDSEWDFATVERTYKAIEDIALNDLGLDVYPNQIEIISSEQMLDAYSSIAMPLMYNHWSFGKMFAREETLYRSGYSALAYEVVINSSPCISYLLEENTMTMQALVMAHAAFGHNHFFKNNYLFRQWTNAEGIMDYLAFAKKYIAACEERYGRDEVEAVLDSAHALMEQGVFRYRRPPRPSKERVQEKRRRRAEYEEEAYSELWRTLPAGIEPPAAPPTRDHEDEYGGDAKLPEENLLYFLEKNSPVLKAWQRETLRIVRNLSQYFYPQRQLKVMNEGCATFVHYTIMNLLYERGQISEGSWLEFMHSHTSVVFQPEFSDRRYSGFNPYALGYGMMADIRRICEKPTPEDRDWFPSFAGKGDWMGTLKDAWANYRDESFIEQFLSPKLMRDFRLFALYDKADASAFKVSAIHNEGGYRQVRAMLARQYDVGAADPNIQVTGADLKGNRTLFLSHAMHRGIPLHNQTKELVLAHVERLWGHDVKLEEHAA; encoded by the coding sequence ATGAGCAGTAAACTCCTCTTCACCGACTCCGAATGGGATTTCGCGACCGTCGAGCGGACCTACAAGGCCATCGAGGACATCGCGCTCAACGACCTCGGCCTCGACGTCTATCCCAACCAGATCGAGATCATCTCGTCCGAGCAGATGCTCGACGCCTATTCCTCCATCGCCATGCCGCTGATGTACAATCACTGGTCGTTCGGCAAGATGTTCGCGCGTGAGGAGACGCTCTACCGCTCCGGCTACTCGGCGCTCGCCTACGAGGTGGTGATCAATTCCAGCCCGTGCATCTCCTACCTTCTGGAGGAGAACACGATGACCATGCAGGCCCTCGTCATGGCGCATGCCGCGTTCGGCCACAACCACTTCTTCAAGAACAACTACCTGTTCCGGCAATGGACCAACGCCGAAGGCATCATGGATTATCTCGCCTTCGCCAAGAAATACATCGCCGCTTGCGAGGAGCGCTACGGCCGCGACGAAGTCGAGGCGGTGCTCGATTCCGCCCACGCGCTGATGGAGCAGGGCGTCTTCCGCTACCGCCGTCCGCCGCGCCCCTCGAAGGAGCGTGTGCAGGAAAAGCGCCGCCGCCGCGCCGAATACGAGGAGGAGGCCTATAGCGAGCTCTGGCGCACGCTGCCCGCCGGCATCGAGCCGCCTGCCGCGCCGCCGACGCGCGACCACGAAGACGAATATGGCGGCGACGCCAAGCTGCCGGAGGAGAACCTGCTCTATTTCCTGGAGAAGAACTCGCCGGTGCTGAAGGCCTGGCAGCGCGAGACGCTGCGCATCGTGCGCAACCTGTCGCAATATTTCTATCCGCAGCGCCAGCTCAAGGTGATGAACGAGGGCTGCGCCACCTTCGTGCACTACACGATCATGAACCTGCTCTACGAGCGCGGGCAGATCAGCGAAGGCTCGTGGCTCGAATTCATGCACAGCCACACCTCGGTCGTGTTCCAGCCCGAGTTCAGCGACAGGCGCTATTCCGGCTTCAATCCCTATGCGCTGGGTTATGGGATGATGGCGGATATCCGCCGCATCTGCGAGAAGCCGACGCCGGAAGATCGCGACTGGTTTCCCTCCTTCGCCGGCAAGGGCGACTGGATGGGGACGCTCAAGGATGCCTGGGCGAATTATCGCGACGAAAGTTTCATCGAGCAGTTCCTGTCGCCGAAGCTGATGCGCGATTTCCGTCTGTTCGCGCTCTACGACAAGGCGGATGCGTCCGCCTTCAAGGTGTCAGCGATCCACAACGAGGGCGGCTATCGCCAGGTGCGCGCCATGCTGGCGCGGCAGTATGACGTCGGCGCCGCCGACCCGAACATTCAGGTCACCGGCGCCGACCTCAAAGGCAACCGAACTCTGTTCCTGTCGCATGCCATGCATCGCGGCATTCCCCTGCACAATCAGACCAAGGAGCTTGTCCTTGCCCACGTCGAGCGCCTCTGGGGCCACGACGTGAAGCTGGAAGAGCATGCCGCTTAG
- a CDS encoding enoyl-CoA hydratase-related protein: MAKRTLDTGTTDLLATVEAGIAVVVMNRPERRNALSGGMLTAMSSVLAACETDPAVACVILTGAGGAFCAGGDVKGMADGTGGGSTAAAGADLDSRIHAQRISQRGTAGRLYKMPKPTIAAIPGPAAGAGLSLALACDLRIAAEGAVMTTAFARVGFSGDYGGTYFLSHLVGSAKARELYYLSERIDMAEALRLGLVNWVVPADQLETRTREIALRLAKGPRVAYRYMKENINRAVTGADIDDCLDLEATHHNHTGQTEDHREAAKAFVEKREPVFKGR, encoded by the coding sequence ATGGCGAAACGCACGCTGGACACCGGCACGACCGATCTGCTGGCCACGGTTGAGGCCGGGATAGCCGTCGTCGTCATGAACCGGCCCGAGCGGCGCAACGCCCTGTCGGGCGGCATGCTCACGGCAATGTCATCGGTGCTGGCCGCATGCGAGACCGATCCGGCGGTCGCCTGCGTCATTCTGACGGGCGCGGGCGGGGCGTTCTGCGCCGGCGGCGACGTGAAGGGCATGGCGGACGGGACCGGAGGCGGCTCGACGGCCGCGGCCGGCGCCGATCTCGACAGCCGCATCCATGCCCAGCGTATCAGCCAGCGGGGGACCGCCGGCCGGCTCTACAAGATGCCCAAGCCGACCATCGCCGCGATCCCGGGCCCCGCGGCCGGCGCGGGCCTGTCGCTGGCGCTGGCGTGCGACCTGCGCATCGCGGCGGAGGGGGCGGTGATGACCACCGCCTTCGCCAGGGTCGGCTTCTCCGGCGACTATGGCGGCACCTATTTTCTCAGCCACCTCGTGGGCAGCGCCAAGGCGCGCGAGCTCTATTATCTTTCCGAGCGCATCGACATGGCGGAAGCGCTCCGGCTCGGCCTGGTGAACTGGGTGGTGCCGGCGGACCAGCTCGAAACCCGGACGCGCGAGATCGCGCTGCGCCTCGCCAAGGGTCCGCGCGTCGCCTATCGCTACATGAAGGAAAACATCAACCGCGCGGTGACCGGCGCCGATATCGACGATTGCCTCGACCTGGAGGCGACGCATCACAACCACACCGGCCAGACCGAAGACCACCGCGAAGCCGCCAAGGCCTTCGTCGAAAAGCGCGAGCCCGTGTTCAAGGGGCGATGA